The Vibrio tubiashii DNA window TTCCTTGTCAATATTGAGAAATGTGAACATCGCGTAGTAATTTGTGTTAATGCAATGTTACATTTGGGCTTAAGTTTAGAGAGGGGATTTATTGCTCTCTATTGGGAGAATTGCGCAAATTTAGTCGGTATTAAGTGCAATTTTCCGAATAAAGTTTCAGTAAAACTACGTACAAGCATGGATAGCGAAATGGGATTTGTAAGTAACAGAAGGCTCACACTCAACATCATTCTACTATCGATAGTTCCATTAATTATCGTGGTAGTGATTGTTGCTAGCATCCTATTTAGTCAAGCAAAACAATTAGTTGAAGAGCAGGTTGCCTTGACCCGAAATAATGTCCTTGCGGTCAAGAAGCAAGAATTAAAACAGTACGTAGAAATGGCAGTCAAAAGTATCGAGCCTTACTACCTAGATGACTCGTTAACTGAGGAGCTAGCCAAGCAAATTGTTGCCGAAAAGTTGAGCAGCCTCACATATGGCAGTGATGGTTATTTCTTTGCCTATACCTGGGAGGGTGATGCACTCGTGTTGCCATATCAAACAGATAGAATAGGTAAGAACTGGTGGAACGTCGAAGATGTTCAAGGCAAAAAACTGCTGCAAGAGCTCATCGAAGCGGGAAAAAACGGTGGCGGTTTTGTCGATTACTTATGGCACAAGCCATCGAAGAAAGAACCACTACCCAAGCTGAGCTATGCGGTCTCGCTTGATAAATGGCAGTGGATGGTGGGCACAGGGGTTTATCTCGACGATATTGAGCGACAAGTCGAGCATATGCAAAACGGCTTTGACCAGAATGTTGGCAAAACCAGTACCGCCTTGTTTGGTTTGGTGTTTGTTGCCGTGTCTGTAATTGCTGCTTTGGGCGCTTCACTCAATCTCAATGTTCGCCGATTAGCGAATCAACAGTTAAGCGTATTGAACCAACAGATTATCGATTCGCAAGAGAATGAACGTCGCCGCGTATCGCGAGAGTTGCATGATGGCGTCAACCAGTTGTTGGTCGCCGCTAAATACCGTTTAGACAATGTTTCCCAAGAAGCGAATGAAGAGAAAAAAGAACTCGAGCTCGATGCGAGTAAAAACGCGATGGAGCAGGCGATTGTCGAATTAAGAAGAATTTCGCGCGATTTACGCCCACCGCAACTGGATGACTTAGGGTTGGTGGCGGGGATTGAAGCCTATATAAACGAGCTAAGGGAGCGTACTCAGTTAGAGCTCGTGTTTGAACACGATATAGATGGAGAAGAGTTTTTACCAGAAGTAGAAACGACCTTGTATCGGGTTGTGCAAGAGGCACTGCATAACGTCGAAAAACACGCCAATGCACAAGGCGTTGATGTGATTATGCAAAGAGAAGGCAGAATGTTGATTTTAACCGTCAGTGACGACGGAGTCGGTATTCCGGCCAAGAAACTAAAATCAGGAAAGCGCAAACAACCTATATTTGAACATATGGGATTGCAGAATATGAAGGAAAGGATTCAGGCGATTGGTGGCACATTTGCAGTTACCAGTGAGCAGGGACAAGGTACAGAAGTACGAGTGAGCTTAAACATGGAGTTTGTATGATTAGACTTGTATTAGCCGACGATCATCGTTTGATGCAGGACGGGCTAAAGTCGCGACTTGAAAGGGAAGACAACCTAGATATTCTCGCTTGTGTGGGAACAGGTATTGATGCACTGGACACCACGCTGTCACTTAAGCCCGATGTGTTGTTGCTCGATATCAATATGCCGGGCCTCAATGGGATTGAAGTCTTAGAGAAGCTCGAAAAAAGCCAATCACGCACGGCAGTGATTATGTTGTCGATGCACGATAGCCGAGACTATGTCGTTCGCTCTGTCAAAGCAGGAGCGAAAGGGTACGTGCTCAAAGATGTGGGTTCTGAAGAGTTGGTCATGGCAATCAATCAAGTGGCGCAAGGGCGTTCTTATTTGTGTCCTCAGGCATCAGACCGTTTACTTGAG harbors:
- a CDS encoding cache domain-containing protein, which gives rise to MGFVSNRRLTLNIILLSIVPLIIVVVIVASILFSQAKQLVEEQVALTRNNVLAVKKQELKQYVEMAVKSIEPYYLDDSLTEELAKQIVAEKLSSLTYGSDGYFFAYTWEGDALVLPYQTDRIGKNWWNVEDVQGKKLLQELIEAGKNGGGFVDYLWHKPSKKEPLPKLSYAVSLDKWQWMVGTGVYLDDIERQVEHMQNGFDQNVGKTSTALFGLVFVAVSVIAALGASLNLNVRRLANQQLSVLNQQIIDSQENERRRVSRELHDGVNQLLVAAKYRLDNVSQEANEEKKELELDASKNAMEQAIVELRRISRDLRPPQLDDLGLVAGIEAYINELRERTQLELVFEHDIDGEEFLPEVETTLYRVVQEALHNVEKHANAQGVDVIMQREGRMLILTVSDDGVGIPAKKLKSGKRKQPIFEHMGLQNMKERIQAIGGTFAVTSEQGQGTEVRVSLNMEFV
- a CDS encoding response regulator, whose product is MIRLVLADDHRLMQDGLKSRLEREDNLDILACVGTGIDALDTTLSLKPDVLLLDINMPGLNGIEVLEKLEKSQSRTAVIMLSMHDSRDYVVRSVKAGAKGYVLKDVGSEELVMAINQVAQGRSYLCPQASDRLLEQINDKPEPKDDTLTNRESDVLKAIVNGACNKDIADSLHISVRTVETHRLRIKKKLGATSTAALVKLALQKGLVSE